In Capsicum annuum cultivar UCD-10X-F1 chromosome 7, UCD10Xv1.1, whole genome shotgun sequence, one genomic interval encodes:
- the LOC107876929 gene encoding putative glycine-rich cell wall structural protein 1, whose protein sequence is MKMSAQYSKAFIFLVLLGVLACATSSRKLQEDDAVATVFQIPVENGVGFGVVGGAGGSSGAGGGGGGGGGGGGGVNGGSGAGFGYGFGGGQGSGLGGGGGGGGGGGGGGEDGGNGSGFGFGYGSGWGSGIGGGGSGGSGGGGGGGGEDGGNGGGFGFGYGQGQGQGQESGSNDSSSGVGGGGGGGGGGGGEDGGSGGGSGFGYGQGQGSGSNDTSNGSGGGGGGGGGGENGGSGFGSGEGFDSGGI, encoded by the exons ATGAAAA TGTCAGCACAATATTCAAAGGCATTCATTTTTCTAGTTCTTTTGGGGGTACTTGCATGTGCCACGTCATCAAGGAAacttcaagaagatgatgcagtAGCTACAGTTTTTCAAATCCCTGTTGAAAATGGCGTAGGATTTGGAGTTGTAGGAGGAGCTGGCGGCAGTAGTGGAGCTGGTGGTGGAGGCGGCGGCGGCGGTGGAGGAGGTGGTGGTGTTAATGGTGGAAGTGGTGCAGGGTTTGGATATGGTTTTGGTGGTGGCCAGGGATCAGGTTTAGGTGGTGGCGGCGGCGGCGGTGGCGGAGGTGGTGGAGGTGGAGAGGATGGTGGAAATGGTTctggatttggttttggctatggtagtGGCTGGGGGTCAGGCATAGGCGGTGGTGGTAGTGGCGGCagtggaggtggtggtggtggcggcGGAGAGGACGGTGGTAATGGTGGAGGATTTGGATTTGGGTATGGTCAGGGTCAGGGTCAGGGTCAGGAATCAGGTTCCAATGACTCCAGTAGTGGTGTCggaggaggtggtggtggtggtggcggaGGTGGCGGAGAGGACGGTGGTAGTGGTGGAGGGTCTGgatttggctatggtcagggtcAGGGTTCAGGTTCCAACGATACCAGCAATGGCAGTggaggaggtggtggtggtggaggagGCGGAGAGAATGGTGGTAGTGGATTTGGAAGCGGAGAAGGTTTCGATAGTGGTGGCATATGA